The following proteins come from a genomic window of Mariniflexile sp. TRM1-10:
- a CDS encoding sensor histidine kinase, protein MQPKFKKSYKFAINTSLYITLYVTLLTSVFLYAFYSFNIKYILLLALSTYIFSFIVTQFRVERFIYKRVKKIYDDLTLLESTSITKGTITTDMKTLTEEIDKFARDKKIEIESLKVREQYRKEFLGNVSHELKTPLFTVQGYILTLLDGAMEDKNLREKYLERASKGVERLGYIVKDLDMITKLEVGDLSLNTEVFNIVELVKGVFDMLEMKASKKRITLTFDADYFTPVLVNADKERIQQVLANLIVNSIKYGREKGTTEVSIENLIKNKVIVRVTDNGEGIEKKDLSRIFERFYRVDKSGSRKEGGSGLGLSIVKHIIEAHREKIYVESEFGVGSEFSFTLEKAK, encoded by the coding sequence ATGCAACCAAAATTTAAAAAATCATATAAGTTCGCGATTAATACATCGCTCTATATAACTCTTTATGTAACGCTCTTAACGAGTGTTTTTTTATATGCATTCTATTCTTTTAATATAAAGTATATATTGCTACTTGCTCTTAGTACCTACATATTTTCTTTTATTGTTACTCAATTTAGAGTGGAGCGGTTCATTTATAAACGCGTAAAAAAAATATACGACGATTTAACACTTTTAGAATCAACAAGTATAACAAAAGGTACCATAACAACCGACATGAAAACGCTCACTGAAGAAATTGATAAGTTTGCGCGCGATAAAAAAATAGAAATAGAATCTTTAAAAGTTAGAGAGCAATACAGAAAAGAGTTTTTGGGCAATGTATCGCATGAATTAAAAACACCTTTGTTTACAGTACAGGGTTACATCTTAACGTTGCTTGATGGTGCTATGGAAGATAAAAACCTTAGAGAGAAATACTTGGAAAGAGCGAGTAAAGGTGTAGAAAGATTGGGTTATATCGTGAAAGATTTAGATATGATAACCAAGCTGGAAGTTGGCGATTTAAGTTTAAATACTGAAGTTTTTAATATAGTAGAATTAGTAAAAGGCGTATTTGATATGCTTGAAATGAAAGCTTCAAAAAAACGAATTACACTTACTTTTGATGCTGATTACTTCACGCCTGTTTTAGTAAATGCGGATAAAGAACGGATACAGCAAGTATTGGCAAATCTTATTGTAAACTCTATAAAGTATGGAAGGGAAAAAGGCACAACAGAGGTAAGCATAGAAAATCTTATAAAGAACAAAGTTATTGTAAGGGTTACCGATAATGGTGAAGGTATAGAGAAAAAAGATTTATCGCGTATATTCGAACGGTTTTATAGAGTCGATAAAAGTGGCTCGCGTAAAGAAGGTGGTTCTGGTTTAGGGCTTTCTATAGTGAAACATATTATTGAAGCGCACCGAGAGAAGATATATGTGGAAAGCGAATTTGGTGTTGGCAGCGAGTTTTCATTTACGCTCGAAAAGGCTAAATAG
- a CDS encoding response regulator transcription factor, whose product MKKKDIKILLVDDEPDILEIVSYNLSSEGYQVITAENGSEAVKKAKKELPNLIILDVMMPEMDGIEACELIRKIPDLQNTLIVFLTARGEDYSQVAGFDAGADDYITKPIKPKVLVSKVKALLRRFKEEDVVDSFKIGSLEINRDEYKITSKGKEIILPRKEFELLSLLASKPGKVFKRDEILDTVWGNEVIVGGRTIDVHIRKLREKIGDDSFKTIKGVGYKFVD is encoded by the coding sequence ATGAAAAAGAAGGATATCAAAATACTATTAGTAGACGACGAACCAGATATTTTAGAAATAGTTAGTTACAATTTATCTAGTGAAGGTTATCAAGTAATTACTGCCGAAAATGGTAGTGAGGCCGTTAAAAAAGCAAAAAAGGAACTTCCCAATTTAATTATTTTAGATGTGATGATGCCGGAAATGGATGGCATTGAAGCTTGTGAACTCATTAGGAAAATTCCAGATTTACAAAATACACTTATCGTGTTCCTAACTGCTAGAGGTGAAGACTATTCGCAAGTAGCAGGTTTTGATGCGGGTGCCGATGATTATATAACCAAGCCAATTAAGCCAAAAGTATTGGTTAGTAAAGTTAAAGCCTTATTAAGACGCTTTAAAGAAGAGGATGTAGTAGATTCATTTAAAATAGGAAGCTTAGAAATAAATAGAGACGAGTATAAGATTACTTCAAAAGGAAAAGAAATTATTTTGCCGAGAAAAGAATTTGAATTACTATCTTTATTAGCATCAAAGCCAGGTAAAGTTTTTAAACGCGATGAGATTCTTGATACCGTTTGGGGTAACGAAGTTATAGTTGGAGGTAGAACCATAGATGTACACATTCGTAAACTACGTGAAAAAATAGGAGATGATAGCTTTAAAACCATCAAAGGCGTTGGCTATAAGTTTGTAGATTAA
- a CDS encoding T9SS type A sorting domain-containing protein, producing the protein MEKKYLLTLFFALAFFTAFSGFGQNYASNNSIPQNIENLSIYPNPVSNGKTFIYITSKLNLTKSIEFYDVLGKLIFSTVLTGKELNISNLSKGVYVLKITESNISETRKLVIK; encoded by the coding sequence ATGGAAAAAAAATACTTATTAACTTTATTTTTTGCTTTGGCATTTTTTACAGCCTTTTCAGGGTTTGGTCAAAACTATGCCAGCAATAATTCTATTCCACAAAATATAGAAAACTTGTCTATTTATCCTAATCCTGTTAGTAACGGCAAAACGTTTATATACATAACATCTAAGCTTAATTTAACCAAGAGCATTGAATTTTACGATGTTTTAGGTAAGTTAATTTTCAGTACCGTTTTAACTGGCAAAGAGTTGAATATTTCAAATTTAAGTAAAGGTGTTTATGTTTTAAAGATTACGGAAAGCAACATAAGCGAAACCAGAAAATTAGTAATAAAATAA
- a CDS encoding T9SS type A sorting domain-containing protein gives MKKTYTLFFTFLISLACFGQTINEIDSDQTGTDTAEFIEIKWTPNTSLNGYIVVLFNGSSDTSYDTIDLATATTDANGLYVIFPSGSIQNGADAAAIYQDLATNFPSDTGTTTTNLIDAIVYGTNDEDDTGLLTGLGETIQYNETTTESLNRADDGSYYTAAPSAGAVNNVLSTQNKHIESVSIYPNPTSLGYLNISSKSNSKMDVFVFDVLGKQVIRKTVNDHILNVSKLNSGIYLMKVSQDDATITKKVVVE, from the coding sequence ATGAAAAAAACTTACACATTATTTTTTACTTTTCTTATTTCTTTAGCTTGTTTTGGACAGACTATAAATGAAATTGATTCAGATCAAACTGGAACGGATACAGCTGAATTCATTGAAATTAAATGGACTCCAAATACGTCTTTAAATGGATATATAGTTGTTCTATTTAATGGCTCATCAGACACAAGTTATGATACCATTGACTTAGCTACTGCAACTACAGATGCTAATGGTCTTTATGTAATTTTCCCGAGTGGTAGCATACAAAACGGTGCAGATGCTGCTGCGATTTACCAAGATTTAGCTACCAATTTCCCTTCTGACACTGGTACAACAACAACCAATTTAATAGATGCGATTGTTTATGGAACAAATGATGAAGACGATACCGGTTTATTAACGGGTTTAGGAGAGACCATTCAATATAATGAGACCACCACTGAATCCCTTAACCGAGCAGATGATGGCTCTTATTATACCGCCGCTCCAAGCGCTGGTGCAGTCAATAATGTTTTATCTACCCAAAATAAACATATTGAATCAGTTAGCATATACCCAAATCCAACAAGTTTAGGCTATCTAAACATTTCCAGCAAAAGCAATTCTAAAATGGATGTTTTTGTTTTTGATGTTCTAGGGAAACAAGTTATTAGAAAAACAGTTAATGACCATATACTGAATGTTTCAAAATTAAATTCTGGTATTTATCTCATGAAAGTATCTCAAGACGATGCTACCATTACTAAAAAAGTAGTGGTAGAATAA
- a CDS encoding LuxE/PaaK family acyltransferase, translating into MINTNAIFNIQTEEEFEDTALKIFKFQFENNRVYRSFCDLLYKHPSDVKIIQDIPFLPIQFFKTHDILSSKDPIQSTFTSSGTTGSMTSKHLVTDLEIYEESFNKGFQQFYGNIEDYVVLALLPSYLERKGSSLIYMVDALIKQSNHPESGFYLNDLSDLKNKLTQIDSKGQKVLLIGVSFALLDLVETYPFNLKHTIIMETGGMKGRRKELIREELHQQLKQGFNVEFIHSEYGMTELLSQAYSKGHGIFNTPNWMRILTRDTEDALSIQSKGKAGGINVIDLANINSCSFIATQDLGRVYENGSFEIIGRFDNSDIRGCNLMVL; encoded by the coding sequence ATGATAAATACAAACGCTATTTTCAACATACAAACCGAAGAAGAATTTGAAGATACCGCATTAAAAATCTTTAAATTTCAGTTTGAAAACAATCGTGTTTATAGGTCGTTTTGCGATTTGCTATACAAACATCCTAGTGATGTAAAAATAATACAAGACATTCCGTTTTTGCCTATTCAATTTTTTAAAACCCATGATATTTTAAGTTCAAAAGATCCCATTCAATCTACGTTTACAAGTTCTGGAACGACTGGAAGCATGACGAGTAAACATTTGGTTACCGATTTAGAAATCTATGAAGAAAGTTTCAATAAAGGATTTCAGCAATTTTATGGTAATATTGAAGATTATGTGGTTTTAGCATTGCTTCCATCATATTTAGAGCGCAAAGGGTCTTCTTTAATCTATATGGTAGATGCCTTGATTAAACAATCCAATCATCCAGAAAGTGGGTTTTATTTAAATGATCTTTCCGATTTAAAAAACAAATTAACACAGATAGATTCCAAAGGACAAAAAGTGTTACTTATTGGTGTTTCCTTTGCTTTGCTAGATTTAGTTGAAACCTATCCATTCAACCTAAAGCATACCATTATAATGGAAACTGGTGGTATGAAAGGACGTAGAAAAGAATTAATTAGAGAAGAACTGCATCAACAGTTAAAACAAGGCTTTAATGTAGAATTTATCCATAGCGAATATGGCATGACTGAATTACTGAGTCAAGCCTATTCTAAAGGCCATGGTATTTTTAACACCCCAAATTGGATGCGTATTTTAACCCGAGACACCGAAGATGCTTTAAGCATTCAATCCAAAGGAAAAGCGGGAGGTATTAATGTGATTGACTTGGCAAACATCAACTCCTGTTCTTTTATTGCAACGCAGGATTTAGGAAGGGTTTATGAAAATGGTTCTTTTGAAATTATCGGACGTTTTGATAATTCAGACATCCGTGGTTGCAACCTGATGGTACTGTAA
- the tyrS gene encoding tyrosine--tRNA ligase, with product MIKNFVEELTWRGMIHTVMPGAEAHLMEGMRSAYVGFDPTADSLHIGNLVPIMLLAHYQRCGHKPVALVGGATGMIGDPSGKSSERNLLDEKTLRHNQEAIKKQLAHFLDFESNEANAAFLVNNYDWMKRFSFLEFIRDVGKHITVNYMMAKDSVKNRISSDASEGMSFTEFTYQLVQGYDFLHLYKEKDCTIQMGGSDQWGNITTGTELIRRISGGKGFAITCPLITKSDGSKFGKSEGGNVWLDANRTSPYKFYQYWLNSSDEDAEKYIKIFTFLTEQEIKGLIEEHKEAPHLRVLQKRLAEEITTMVHSKDDLENAIKASEILFGNSTGDDLKKLNEQTFLDVFDGVPLTEITRADIEGGLDIIAALAEKGGFLKSNGEARRALKENSISVNKEKVQDDYSITSKDLINDKFVLLQRGKKNYFILRMV from the coding sequence ATGATTAAAAATTTTGTTGAAGAATTAACTTGGAGAGGTATGATTCATACCGTTATGCCAGGAGCAGAGGCGCATTTAATGGAAGGCATGCGAAGTGCTTATGTGGGGTTCGATCCTACTGCAGATTCTTTACATATTGGTAATTTAGTGCCTATCATGTTGTTGGCGCATTACCAGCGTTGCGGACATAAACCAGTCGCTTTGGTTGGTGGAGCTACAGGGATGATTGGTGACCCTTCAGGGAAGTCTAGTGAACGTAATTTGTTGGATGAAAAAACCTTGAGACATAACCAAGAAGCCATAAAAAAGCAATTAGCACATTTTTTGGACTTTGAAAGTAATGAAGCCAATGCAGCATTTTTGGTGAATAATTACGATTGGATGAAGCGTTTTTCTTTCCTTGAGTTTATCCGCGATGTAGGTAAGCACATTACTGTCAATTATATGATGGCAAAAGATTCGGTTAAAAACAGAATTTCATCAGATGCTTCCGAAGGGATGAGTTTTACCGAATTCACTTATCAACTTGTTCAAGGTTACGATTTTCTTCATTTATACAAAGAAAAAGATTGCACCATTCAAATGGGTGGCAGCGACCAATGGGGTAATATAACGACCGGAACGGAATTAATTAGACGTATTTCTGGCGGAAAAGGTTTTGCAATCACCTGTCCGTTAATCACAAAATCCGACGGTTCAAAATTTGGGAAATCCGAAGGAGGGAATGTGTGGTTGGACGCCAACAGAACGTCGCCTTATAAATTCTACCAATATTGGTTAAATTCTAGTGATGAAGATGCCGAAAAGTACATTAAGATATTTACGTTTTTAACAGAACAAGAAATAAAGGGTTTAATTGAAGAACACAAAGAAGCACCACATTTGCGTGTGTTGCAAAAGCGTTTAGCAGAAGAAATAACAACGATGGTACATTCTAAAGACGATTTAGAAAATGCCATTAAAGCGAGTGAAATTCTTTTTGGAAACTCAACGGGTGATGATTTAAAGAAACTTAATGAACAAACGTTTCTAGATGTGTTTGATGGTGTTCCTTTAACTGAAATAACCCGAGCAGATATTGAAGGAGGGTTAGACATTATAGCAGCTTTAGCCGAAAAAGGTGGGTTTTTAAAATCTAACGGTGAGGCGCGTCGTGCTTTAAAAGAAAATTCCATTTCGGTAAATAAAGAAAAAGTACAGGACGATTATAGCATTACATCAAAAGACTTAATAAATGATAAATTCGTATTGCTACAACGTGGTAAAAAGAACTATTTCATTTTAAGAATGGTATAA
- a CDS encoding NAD-dependent epimerase/dehydratase family protein — MILVTGSTGLVGSHLLYSLVSNNENVRAIYRSERKLEQVKSVFATYTSNYASLFEAIEWVQADILDIPALTEAFKGVTYVYHCAAFVSFEPDKYHLLRKTNIEGTANIVNFCISNNIKKLCHVSSIATLGKTTNNEPITEETVWNPEDDNNVYAITKYGAEMEVWRGTQEGLHAVIVNPGVILGAGIWHFGTGSLFKKAHKGFKYYTSGTIGLIAVNDVVSIMTRLMKNDITNERFVLVAESWTYKQFLQTLAQSVQASPPKKLASAFLLNMGWKLDWLKHKLTGKRRQLTKHLSGSLMSETNYSSDKLKTALNYNFKDMKETIFEIGDSYLKQG; from the coding sequence ATGATTTTAGTAACAGGAAGCACAGGTTTGGTAGGTTCACATTTGCTTTACAGCCTTGTAAGTAATAACGAAAATGTTCGAGCTATTTATAGAAGCGAACGAAAACTAGAACAGGTTAAAAGTGTTTTTGCTACCTATACGAGCAACTACGCATCGCTTTTTGAAGCTATTGAATGGGTACAAGCCGATATTTTAGATATTCCTGCGTTAACTGAAGCCTTTAAAGGCGTCACTTATGTGTACCACTGCGCTGCTTTTGTGTCTTTTGAACCCGATAAATACCACCTTTTAAGAAAAACAAATATTGAGGGCACTGCCAATATTGTAAACTTTTGTATTTCAAATAATATTAAAAAACTTTGCCATGTGAGCTCGATTGCTACATTAGGAAAAACGACTAATAATGAACCTATTACGGAAGAAACCGTTTGGAACCCGGAAGATGACAACAACGTTTACGCCATTACAAAATACGGTGCCGAAATGGAAGTTTGGCGCGGTACACAAGAAGGCTTACATGCTGTAATTGTAAATCCTGGAGTCATTTTGGGTGCCGGTATTTGGCACTTTGGCACAGGCAGTTTGTTTAAAAAAGCACATAAAGGCTTCAAATATTACACATCTGGTACTATTGGACTTATTGCCGTTAACGATGTCGTGTCTATTATGACTCGTTTAATGAAAAATGACATTACAAACGAACGCTTCGTATTGGTTGCCGAAAGCTGGACTTATAAACAGTTTTTGCAAACTTTGGCTCAATCGGTACAAGCAAGCCCTCCAAAGAAACTGGCGAGTGCTTTTTTATTAAATATGGGTTGGAAATTAGATTGGCTAAAACACAAATTAACTGGAAAAAGAAGGCAATTAACAAAACACCTTTCCGGCTCATTAATGTCTGAAACAAATTACAGCAGTGATAAACTTAAAACGGCTTTAAATTACAATTTTAAAGATATGAAAGAAACTATTTTTGAAATTGGTGATTCTTATCTGAAACAGGGTTAA
- a CDS encoding DUF4296 domain-containing protein has protein sequence MTKRFLPYLSVALLVIACNGFGGPKKPSNLISKKTMANILMDARLIGSATHINKQKMQEHGIKLDSYVFEKYGIDSLQFALSNAYYAYHIEDYEEIYNIMTDSLEKLKEVLNEQKLKEEKEQEKREKDSINALKVKDSLGVTIKKDSLTEDVLKKKIKEDAGVLINPVSDKNHQFQK, from the coding sequence ATGACAAAACGATTTTTGCCCTATTTAAGTGTTGCTTTGCTTGTTATAGCTTGTAATGGTTTTGGCGGTCCTAAAAAACCAAGCAATTTGATTTCAAAAAAAACCATGGCTAACATTTTAATGGATGCTAGACTAATAGGTTCGGCTACCCATATCAACAAGCAAAAAATGCAAGAACATGGTATTAAGTTAGATAGCTACGTTTTTGAAAAATATGGAATAGATAGCTTGCAATTTGCATTGAGTAATGCGTATTATGCGTACCATATCGAAGATTATGAAGAAATTTATAATATTATGACAGATAGTTTGGAAAAGCTGAAAGAAGTTTTAAACGAACAGAAATTAAAAGAAGAAAAGGAACAGGAAAAACGCGAAAAAGATTCTATAAATGCCTTGAAAGTTAAAGATTCATTAGGTGTGACCATAAAAAAGGATTCCTTAACCGAAGATGTATTGAAAAAGAAAATTAAAGAAGATGCAGGTGTTTTAATTAACCCTGTTTCAGATAAGAATCACCAATTTCAAAAATAG
- a CDS encoding dihydroorotase translates to MKPNKILIKNAHIVNEGVIFNGDILIEGEYIKEVSDSISAKSSDVFVIDAEGKYLLPGAIDDQVHFREPGLTKKATIETESKAAIAGGITSFIEMPNTNPQTTTIEKLEEKFEIASQTSSANYSFMFGGTNDNLDEVLKVDANNVAGLKLFLGSSTGNMLVDDSKVLEKIFKSTKLLISVHCEDEATVTKNFQEHLDKFGEDIPVKYHPIIRSEEACYLSSSKAIKLAQKTGARLHVFHLSTGKETSLFSNKIPLKDKKITSEVCIHHLWFSDKDYDKKGTLIKWNPAVKTEEDRAQLWEALLDDRIDVIATDHAPHTLEEKKNVYTKAPSGGPLVQHALPAMLEMHHKGKISIEKIVEKMCHNPAILFQVEKRGYIKEGYFADLVLVDLNNPWTVKKENILYKCGWSPFEGTTFRSRITHTFVNGSLVYQNSKFNDVKAAKRLTFNRS, encoded by the coding sequence ATGAAACCAAATAAAATACTTATTAAAAACGCTCACATTGTAAATGAAGGAGTTATTTTTAATGGTGATATATTAATTGAAGGCGAATATATTAAAGAAGTGAGCGATTCTATAAGTGCGAAGTCTTCGGATGTGTTCGTTATTGATGCAGAAGGGAAGTATTTGTTACCGGGAGCGATTGATGATCAAGTGCATTTTAGAGAGCCCGGGTTAACAAAAAAGGCTACCATTGAAACCGAAAGTAAAGCCGCTATTGCAGGTGGTATTACCTCGTTTATTGAAATGCCCAATACCAATCCGCAAACGACAACCATTGAAAAATTAGAAGAGAAATTTGAAATAGCTTCTCAAACATCATCGGCAAACTATTCTTTTATGTTTGGTGGAACGAACGATAATTTGGATGAAGTTTTAAAAGTTGATGCCAATAACGTTGCGGGATTAAAATTGTTTTTAGGGTCTTCAACAGGGAATATGTTGGTTGATGATAGTAAAGTACTAGAGAAAATTTTTAAAAGCACGAAGTTGCTTATTTCAGTGCATTGCGAAGACGAAGCGACCGTAACAAAGAACTTTCAAGAGCATTTAGATAAATTTGGAGAGGATATTCCTGTAAAATACCATCCCATCATTCGAAGTGAGGAAGCATGTTATTTATCATCTTCAAAAGCTATTAAATTAGCCCAAAAAACAGGGGCAAGATTGCATGTATTCCATCTTTCAACAGGAAAAGAAACGAGTTTGTTCAGCAATAAAATCCCATTAAAAGATAAAAAGATTACATCTGAAGTTTGCATACATCATTTATGGTTTTCAGATAAAGATTATGATAAAAAAGGAACGCTTATAAAGTGGAACCCTGCGGTAAAAACAGAGGAAGACAGAGCACAATTATGGGAAGCTTTGCTAGATGACCGTATTGACGTTATTGCAACAGACCATGCGCCACATACTTTAGAGGAAAAGAAAAACGTTTATACTAAAGCACCTTCGGGTGGCCCCTTGGTGCAGCACGCTTTACCAGCCATGTTGGAAATGCATCATAAAGGTAAAATATCGATAGAGAAAATTGTTGAGAAAATGTGCCACAACCCTGCTATTTTATTTCAGGTTGAAAAGCGAGGGTATATAAAAGAAGGCTATTTTGCCGATTTGGTTTTGGTGGATTTGAACAATCCATGGACAGTAAAAAAGGAAAATATTTTATATAAATGTGGCTGGTCTCCATTTGAAGGTACCACGTTTAGATCAAGAATTACCCATACCTTTGTAAATGGTAGTTTGGTATATCAAAATTCTAAATTTAATGATGTGAAAGCTGCAAAAAGATTAACTTTTAACAGATCATGA
- a CDS encoding polyprenol monophosphomannose synthase — MTDTIVIIPTYNEIENIEAIIKAVFSQSDTIHVLVVDDNSPDLTGLKVKELQKEFPDRLFLEVRKLKSGLGTAYIHGFKWCLKKNYQYIFEMDADFSHDPKDLVKLYHACHVGDADLAIGSRYITGVNVVNWPMSRVLMSYFASRYVRIITGMKIHDTTAGFVCYRRKVLETIDLEAVKFVGYAFQIEMKFKAYLKEFKITEVPVIFTDRTLGESKLSSGIISEAIFGVISMKLKSLFKK; from the coding sequence ATGACTGATACGATTGTTATCATTCCCACATACAATGAAATAGAGAATATTGAGGCTATAATAAAGGCGGTATTTTCTCAATCGGATACTATTCATGTTCTTGTTGTTGACGACAATTCGCCAGATTTAACAGGTTTAAAAGTAAAGGAACTCCAAAAAGAATTTCCTGATAGGTTATTTTTAGAAGTTAGAAAGTTGAAATCTGGGTTGGGAACAGCTTATATTCATGGGTTTAAATGGTGCTTGAAAAAAAATTATCAGTATATTTTTGAAATGGATGCCGATTTTTCGCATGATCCAAAAGACTTGGTGAAGTTGTATCATGCATGCCACGTTGGAGATGCCGATTTAGCCATTGGTTCGCGCTACATCACTGGTGTTAATGTGGTTAACTGGCCTATGAGTCGGGTGCTCATGTCGTATTTTGCATCTCGATATGTGCGTATTATTACTGGTATGAAAATACACGACACCACGGCAGGTTTTGTATGTTACAGACGGAAAGTTTTGGAGACGATCGATTTAGAAGCTGTTAAATTTGTAGGTTACGCTTTTCAAATTGAAATGAAATTTAAAGCCTATTTAAAAGAGTTCAAAATAACTGAAGTACCTGTAATTTTTACAGATAGAACATTAGGAGAATCAAAATTAAGTTCAGGAATAATCTCTGAAGCTATTTTTGGGGTTATTTCCATGAAATTAAAAAGTCTATTCAAAAAGTAG
- a CDS encoding DUF4271 domain-containing protein, producing MLRDIISNDFFTIMLVVGMILIATAKLTSPKRFNDFISVLGNSKYLKIYSRDQKFFDKFDALLFANLIISVSLFCFISYKFFTKTNTISPDTMFKISFGISVFILIKVFIERLIGSLFEMDAIIDQYLFQKISYKNYLGLVLIPINALLLFSFKPTLTFFYVTVILLFIVILIGLVTSFKAHQSLIKHNFFYFILYLCALEIAPCIILYKVIISK from the coding sequence ATGCTTAGGGATATTATATCAAACGATTTCTTTACTATCATGCTTGTCGTGGGAATGATTCTAATTGCCACGGCTAAATTAACATCTCCCAAACGCTTTAATGATTTTATTTCTGTTTTAGGAAACTCAAAATATCTTAAAATTTATTCACGCGATCAAAAATTTTTCGACAAGTTCGATGCTTTACTGTTCGCCAATCTTATAATTTCAGTATCTCTTTTTTGCTTTATAAGCTATAAATTTTTCACAAAGACCAATACCATTTCGCCAGATACCATGTTTAAAATTTCTTTTGGCATTAGCGTGTTTATTTTAATAAAAGTGTTTATTGAACGCCTTATAGGCAGCCTTTTCGAAATGGATGCCATTATAGACCAATATCTTTTTCAAAAGATAAGTTACAAAAACTACTTGGGTCTTGTGCTTATACCCATTAACGCCCTATTACTGTTTAGTTTCAAGCCAACATTAACCTTTTTTTACGTAACTGTTATATTATTGTTTATTGTAATCTTAATCGGGCTAGTTACATCTTTTAAAGCGCATCAAAGTTTAATAAAACATAATTTTTTTTATTTTATTTTATATCTTTGCGCACTTGAAATCGCACCGTGCATCATTTTGTACAAAGTAATCATTTCAAAATAG
- a CDS encoding uroporphyrinogen-III synthase, translating into MKVKTILVSQPEPKIDNSPYFDLIEKQKVKIDFRPFIHVEGVSAKEIRQQKVDLNNYTAIILTSRNAIDHFFRVAEEMRFKVPDTMKYFCQSEAVAFYLQKYVVYRKRKIYVGKRTFSELSPLIKKYKDEKFLMPNTDKVKDEVPDTLNALGVDWKQAIFYKTVISDLSDLADVYYDILVFFSPSGIDSLFHNFPDFKQNETRIAVFGDTTIKAVEERGLRVDIAAPTPETPSMTMALEKYIEKVNKAK; encoded by the coding sequence ATGAAAGTGAAAACCATTTTAGTATCTCAACCAGAACCTAAAATTGACAACTCGCCTTACTTTGACTTAATTGAAAAACAAAAAGTAAAAATAGATTTTAGGCCTTTCATTCACGTTGAAGGTGTTTCTGCAAAAGAAATTAGACAACAAAAAGTTGACCTAAACAATTATACTGCTATTATTTTAACCAGTAGAAATGCTATTGACCACTTTTTTAGAGTAGCCGAAGAAATGCGATTTAAAGTGCCGGACACCATGAAATATTTTTGTCAGTCGGAAGCTGTTGCTTTTTATCTTCAAAAATATGTAGTGTACAGAAAACGTAAAATTTATGTTGGAAAACGTACTTTTTCTGAATTGTCGCCTTTAATTAAAAAATATAAAGACGAGAAGTTTTTAATGCCTAACACGGATAAAGTAAAAGATGAAGTGCCAGATACTTTAAATGCCTTGGGTGTAGATTGGAAACAGGCTATTTTTTACAAAACCGTAATTAGCGACCTTTCTGATTTAGCTGATGTTTACTACGATATTTTAGTATTCTTCAGTCCTTCTGGAATTGATTCTTTATTTCATAATTTCCCGGATTTTAAACAAAATGAAACCCGTATTGCCGTATTTGGAGATACAACCATTAAAGCTGTTGAAGAAAGAGGATTGCGTGTGGATATTGCTGCACCAACACCCGAAACACCTTCTATGACCATGGCTTTAGAAAAATATATTGAAAAAGTAAATAAAGCAAAATAG